The Anopheles gambiae chromosome 2, idAnoGambNW_F1_1, whole genome shotgun sequence genomic sequence TTACTACAGTTTTAATTCGTCTATTGCTTCGCATACTGGTCACGATGGCACCGCAAGATGATAATCAAGCCCAGGAAAAACCTGTCCTCAAGGGTGCGATTACCATTTCGCAAATAAACGGGGACGAAATAACCTTCGTAAGTAAACAACATCTTGGTCGGGTTTTTGGATAGCAATTTTTGTGACTCGCTGTTTCTATGTGTTTCTAGCTTGCCAATCGGTTCTGGGCGCCAGATACAGCAAACGCTCACGAAGCATTTAATTCGCAAATCATCGAAGACATCTACCGGAAGGAAATATGCGATTCGCGTCATTCGCTGCGCCGGATCATGATGCTGGAGTTCAGCCAGTATCTGGAGAACTACCTGTGGCCCAACTTTGACGGTGAACGTGCGACTCGTGCTCATCTGATGTCGATAGTGGCAATGGTGAATGAAAAGTTTCGCGAAAAGGTGGAAGTGTGGAAAGTGTTTGAAAAGAGCAGTGAGCTGTTTGCGAAATTCTTCCAGCGCGTGCTGGAGGCGTGCATCGAAGACCGCCCCGTAACGCCGGCGGTTATGCGTGAGCAGACGGCATTGCTCGTCTTTTTGAACCATTGCTTCAACAGCATGGAGGTGGAAATCTGCCGCGACCAGGCAAAGCGGCTCGTTTCGCTCGCCATGTGGTCCTGTCTGCAGCCGAAAAGGCGCGAACAGGAACTGACCCAGATACCGCAGTGGCGCAAGTTCTGGAAGAAGCTACAGAAACGCGAAGATTCGGAGCAGAAGGAGAAGCTCAGCTGGGAGCGGCACTTTTTGCAAAACCTCATGATCAAGTTTATACGCATTCTCGATACCATTCCGGAAGCTGGGCCAGTGTGTGACGAAACGGTGCGTTACTGTGAGAGGTTTGTAGAGTTTCTGATCGACCTGGAGGCGCTGCTGCCGACGAGACGATTTTTCAACACCGTCATGGACGACTGTCACGTCGTCGTGCGGTGTTCGCTGTCCTCGTTGGTCCGCCGTGAGGAAGGAAATCTGTTTGCTCAGGTGAGTCACTTTTCTCGATTGTACTTTGCAACTGAAGAGGACACTGGAAACGAAGAAGGGTTCGTTTTATTTGGAAAATAAGCAATAACATTGCATGATTTGTTTATCGAATGTTGAGCTAACCGGGCTTTCGTATGCAAGAATCATAGACCTTTCTTGAGATTCTGCGCCtttggttattttttatgtatgggagaaaaagcaaaacaccaAACCCCTTGATTTGTTGGTGTAAAAAATGTACATGCCTCCGGATCGGTTCGGAAAGTTtctttttgtaaaaaatatacCAAAAGATAAACAATGTTGTTTATGTTAACAATGTTGGCCGTCGTTCTTGGAGGCAGTTCATGCGATGCAGCTAATTTTGTTGAACCGCTCATAAACTGGACTGGGTTTAGGTGggacattttttttgctatgaatgctttaaaaatgattttgtgtTTGATCCCAGCGTAAACAGATTTTTgcttaaatatttaaacacgTAAGCGGAGTTTCGTTTGTTATGCAACAGTACGTTTATTTTCGAATACGTTGTATTTTCTAAACAAACGCATTGGATCATTTTGCGTAATTTATTGTTGTGTAAGCTTAGAAGTATTTTTTACGCCAAAATAGCGGTAAGCCACTGTTTGGTTGTGTCGAGAAGTACAACTGCACCAATATGTTTATCAAACTATCTTACGATATGTCTACTCTTTATACAAATATGCTCTACTTTTTTATCTTACTTATTGTTACGCTAATTGCTAAACAGATAGCTAAGAGAGAGTAAAAGAGTAATTGACCAAATTATACATACTAGCAAAATATGCTTGCGGTCTACGATTCACAAGGAGACGTTGTTGTTCTAATCTTGTTACACTTTATGACTAAGCTAGGTAGCGGTTGCAACATATGCGTGTAAAAACTATGACTATGATACTGCAATTTGGAAGCCTGGAAGCATGTGTAATCGGCCTGAGATGCATGTTTCTTGTTCGTCTGGCatagtaaaaaaacataatatacCTCGCTACAACTTTACACTACTAGTACCAAATCAAAATTTGCCAGTGGACGGTTCCGTCGGTGCAAATGGTGCGGTCGTAATGGACTTATTACACCACTTGTCCACCTCTTGCTGTCCTTACTGAGACTCGTAGTCTTTTTTGTGCATATGAAATATCAAAACGGGGATTCTGCTCCAATTTTACTGAGAATTATCCTTACATCAACGATTGATGGAGTGAGTGATTGAAATCGAACTGTTACACCACGGCTCAAGGGAAGGTCGCTTAGTATCGATGTACGCATTTACATTTATCATGCGCCCCAAGACACACACCACGCTAGTAATCACCACCGTTCATGTATGTCATCTCGTCGCCCCACTCGGTCGTCTGAGGTGCTTGGTCGCGGAAGCACGATTTCACTAGGAATGTGACATGCTTTTGACGCAGCACGCAAATGTAGAGGATGCAGGGCGCCTGTAACGCATTCGCGATTATGTGCATGTACAGCAGCCCGTCAAAGTGCAGCCAGGAAAGTATGAGAAACAACCAGGAGACGCTCATCGTGGCAAAAATGAGCGTGAACATCACGAAGCTGCACCGTAGCTTATGATGAATCCGTCCGTACGTGTGCATCCGATTGATGAAGCGCAGCGTTGTGACGAAGAAGAATATGttcacgatgatgatgaacgcGATCGGGGTAAAGAACACGGCAATGCCCAGCCAGCTGATGTTGTCCTGTCCCTCGAAAAAGCTTTCCCTCGCGCTTTGGTGGGTGTCCGCACCAGCCACACTGCGATTGCTTCCGGGCAGGTCGAGAAAGTAGTGAGCAAACACGGCAATGGCCGCCATCGTACCGGTACAGCCCCAGGCGTATCCCGAGTACCAGCAGTACTTCCGGCCGTCGCTGACCCGCAGAAAAACGTTGCGCGTGCGAAACATCTTCCAGATGTAGTAGCCCATCGCATTCAGCCAAAAGAAGGCGCCAAGCAGGCTGACGTAGAAGAACAGGTCCGCAATCAGGAAACTCACGTGATTGCTGAACTCGGTGAAGATGCGCACCAGATCGGCCGCCTGGCTCACGATCAAGCACATCGTGATCGTTGTCACCATATTGCCGACGAGATCGCGCAGCGTCGGCAGCACGAAGTAGATGATCGCCACGACGAGCAGTATGATCATTGCGATCCCGTGGCAGATCGGGTTAATAATCTTCCGCAGCATCACATCACTGTCGGTCCAATGTGTTTCCTCCTTCGGTGAGCATACCTTCGCTATCAAGCCCTCCATCAGTTCGCCGCCGGCCTCGCCGGCGATTCCAATAGCGCGATCCATACAGTACAGCCCCTGCTCGTAGTCGTACTGTAGCAGCGGCACATTACTGTCACCGGCATCGATGTAATCCTCGTCGAGATAGCTTCCGACGCTGCCCTGCATCGAACTATGATGGCGCAGGATCAGATGCCGTAGCTGACCGTCCGGAAAGAGAATCAATTTGTCGTAGCTCTAAAATGCCGGTGAAAAATGGAACGGGGTTAAAAGAAGGAAGGAATCAAGACAACGATACCGATTCGAGAAAAAACAGGAACATTCGATGCTTACGTCGTGATATTCGTAGATGTTGAACTTTTGTTTCGTGCCACAGTCCGGCAGGCCAATGATGAAACGATAGTTGTCGACCTGCACGTTTCGTTCGCCTTTTCGACCAATGAACTCTGGCTTCCATACGGCTAGAAAAAGAGGGAATTTGTTGATGAAAAATGGGCCATATATGGAGGGTCATTCGGATGGGTGGAATGTGTGTCTCCCTTCTTTTGCAACGTTCTTTCTGTCACGTACGGCAAGTGGAATGGGTTAGGCCAGGTGTGCTACCGCCAGCGCTGCACTTGAGCGCTGTGCACAATTGAATGTTAtactttttgttattttattttaagacTGTCAATCCTCACGTCCTGGATATCACTTTTCCAATCCTATGCCCCCACAAGGAGCTCTCTCTGTTGTAAGTGGTTCGCCAATTTTCTCTGGCTAGCCCTGTGTTTCGGGCAATGTCTCCTGAAAGAACCAAGCTTTTCCAACACGAAACAGCACGATAGCGCGTGGATGgac encodes the following:
- the LOC1278843 gene encoding probable G-protein coupled receptor Mth-like 5; translation: MPATAATISVMAVTAIAVTFLAVMVGRTDATTTSPVRVNKCCEKFEVVYDGKCTVASTVNATVWKPEFIGRKGERNVQVDNYRFIIGLPDCGTKQKFNIYEYHDSYDKLILFPDGQLRHLILRHHSSMQGSVGSYLDEDYIDAGDSNVPLLQYDYEQGLYCMDRAIGIAGEAGGELMEGLIAKVCSPKEETHWTDSDVMLRKIINPICHGIAMIILLVVAIIYFVLPTLRDLVGNMVTTITMCLIVSQAADLVRIFTEFSNHVSFLIADLFFYVSLLGAFFWLNAMGYYIWKMFRTRNVFLRVSDGRKYCWYSGYAWGCTGTMAAIAVFAHYFLDLPGSNRSVAGADTHQSARESFFEGQDNISWLGIAVFFTPIAFIIIVNIFFFVTTLRFINRMHTYGRIHHKLRCSFVMFTLIFATMSVSWLFLILSWLHFDGLLYMHIIANALQAPCILYICVLRQKHVTFLVKSCFRDQAPQTTEWGDEMTYMNGGDY